In Gossypium raimondii isolate GPD5lz chromosome 12, ASM2569854v1, whole genome shotgun sequence, a single window of DNA contains:
- the LOC105765099 gene encoding O-fucosyltransferase 29 produces MGGAKAWMFSVVSVNLNGSVLSNKHVCWRWRSSAAQQSKPISWSLVFGLMLFSLGIVSLFTGHVVSDLDWYSRRLVKQKLYFKLDGSNKGPIDIWKSENGKSFYGCSKRSRKFPHAVREQSSNGYLLIAASGGLNQQRTGISDAVVVARVLNATLVVPELDHNSYWKDNSDFVNIFDVNWFISYLVKDVTIVKKVPDKFMRSMEKNPYSMRVPRKSPPEYYLDQVLPILKRRRVLQLTKFDYRLANNIDEELQKLRCRANFHALRFTKPIQELGQKLVLRMREMAIRFIAVHLRFEPDMLAFSGCYFGGGDKERYELAEIRKRWETLPDLDADGERSRGKCPLTPHEVGLMLRALGFANDTYIYVASGEIYGGEETLRPLRDLFPNFYTKEKLANEELKPFLPFSSRLAAIDYIVCDESDVFVTNNNGNMARILAGRRRYMGHKRTIRPNTKRLSSLFMERDKMDWDTFARKVKAVQRGYMGEPDEMRPGRGEFHEYPYSCICKKNGDPESEQERGNQGLKNRSKEEEPVLGAKGDEQVFLI; encoded by the exons ATGGGCGGAGCGAAGGCGTGGATGTTTAGCGTGGTATCGGTAAACCTGAACGGCTCCGTTCTAAGCAACAAGCATGTGTGTTGGAGGTGGAGATCCTCTGCGGCGCAGCAGAGTAAGCCAATCTCATGGTCGCTCGTCTTTGGCTTGATGCTTTTCTCCTTAGGCATTGTTTCGCTCTTCACCGGACATGTGGTCTCTGATCTCGACTGGTATTCCCGGCGACTTGTGAAACAAAAACTCTATTTCAAATTG GATGGAAGTAATAAAGGACCGATTGATATATGGAAATCTGAAAATGGAAAAAGTTTCTATGGATGCAGCAAAAGAAGTCGTAAATTTCCTC ATGCTGTACGTGAGCAATCATCAAATGGTTATTTGCTTATTGCTGCAAGTGGTGGACTGAATCAACAAAGAACAGGA ATATCTGATGCTGTAGTTGTCGCACGGGTTCTAAATGCAACCTTAGTGGTACCTGAGTTAGATCATAATTCGTATTGGAAGGATAATAG TGACTTTGTCAACATTTTTGATGTCAACTGGTTCATTTCTTACCTAGTAAAAGATGTTACCATTGTAAAAAAAGTTCCTGATAAATTTATGCGATCAATGGAGAAAAATCCTTACAGTATGCGTGTCCCAAGGAAATCCCCTCCAGAATATTATCTAGACCAAGTTCTGCCAATACTTAAACGAAGACGT GTCCTTCAACTAACAAAGTTTGATTACAGACTGGCCAACAACATTGACGAAGAGCTACAAAAATTGCGTTGCCGGGCTAATTTCCATGCTTTAAGATTTACAAAACCTATTCAAGAACTTGGGCAGAAACTTGTATTGAGAATGCGTGAGATGGCAATACGTTTTATAGCAGTCCATTTGAG ATTTGAACCTGATATGCTAGCATTTTCTGGTTGTTACTTTGGTGGAGGGGACAAGGAGAGATATGAACTTGCAGAAATACGAAAACGATGGGAAACATTACCT GATTTAGATGCTGATGGAGAGAGGAGTCGAGGTAAATGTCCACTCACTCCTCATGAAGTAGGATTGATGCTGCGGGCACTTGGTTTTGCAAATGACACATATATTTATGTTGCATCTGGAGAAATATATGGTGGAGAAGAGACTCTGCGACCACTAAGAGATCTATTTCCAAACTTCTACACAAAAGAAAAGCTTGCCAATGAAGAGCTGAAACCTTTTCTTCCATTCTCTTCTCGCCTTGCTGCCATAGACTACATTGTTTGTGATGAAAGTGATGTTTTTGTCACCAATAATAATGGAAATATGGCAAGAATTCTAGCAGGTCGAAG GAGGTACATGGGGCACAAAAGGACTATAAGACCAAATACCAAGAGATTAAGCTCTTTGTTTATGGAAAGGGATAAGATGGATTGGGACACCTTTGCCCGAAAGGTGAAGGCAGTTCAAAGAGGATACATGGGAGAGCCAGATGAGATGAGACCAGGACGTGGTGAATTTCATGAATATCCATATTCATGTATTTGCAAAAAGAACGGAGATCCTGAGTCGGAACAAGAAAGAGGAAATCAAGGATTGAAGAACAGAAGCAAGGAAGAAGAGCCAGTTTTAGGAGCCAAGGGGGATGAACAAGTGTTTCTAATCTGA
- the LOC105765100 gene encoding metalloendoproteinase 4-MMP-like, protein MTLTYAFSSADMIDYISLPKIKTVFKRSFSKWASVIPVNFTEIDNYPLTNIRIGFFKGNHGDGQPFDGILGVLAHAFSPENGRLHLDKDETWAVDFEKVKSKAAVNLESVVTHEIGHILGLAHSSVKEAVMYPSLKPRSKKVNLKLDDVEGVQSLYGSNPNFKFSSLLDSENFYNKTISLNPRSCSWTFSSAMVVIFLLLMLT, encoded by the coding sequence ATGACTTTAACGTACGCTTTTTCGTCTGCGGATATGATCGATTACATAAGCTTACCAAAAATCAAAACAGTGTTTAAGCGCTCGTTCTCTAAGTGGGCTTCGGTGATTCCGGTAAACTTCACAGAAATAGACAATTACCCATTGACGAATATTAGAATCGGGTTTTTCAAGGGCAATCACGGTGACGGTCAACCATTCGACGGGATTTTAGGAGTGTTAGCTCATGCTTTTTCACCAGAGAATGGAAGGCTCCACTTGGATAAAGATGAAACGTGGGCCGTTGATTTCGAGAAAGTGAAATCAAAGGCGGCTGTCAACTTAGAATCAGTGGTGACACATGAGATTGGCCATATACTCGGGTTGGCCCACAGTTCGGTCAAAGAAGCCGTGATGTATCCAAGCTTGAAGCCACGTAGTAAAAAAGTGAATCTTAAACTTGACGATGTAGAAGGTGTTCAATCATTATACGGATCAAATCCTAACTTCAAATTCAGTTCTTTGTTGGattctgaaaatttttacaataaaacaATTAGCCTCAATCCTAGATCATGTAGTTGGACATTTTCTTCAGCAATGGTAGTTATTTTCCTGCTTTTGATGTTAACATAA
- the LOC105765101 gene encoding metalloendoproteinase 1-MMP, with the protein MLPLFGYCSFLSFVLLFLCFFPRFCFPARITPGQVTVITIDDQNATWYNFTRFKDAEKGCHISGMSELKKYFQRFGYLSIPNNQNDNFTDVFDAQFESAVILYQQKFGLPVTGKLDSETISTIMSPRCGVSDTESTIHATKHFAYFYGRPRWDRGSSMTLTYAFSPTDMIDYISLPEIKTVFKRSFSRWASVIPVNFTEIDDYPSANIKIGFFKGDHGDGQPFDGVLGVLAHAFSPENGRFHLDEDETWAIDFEKVKSKTAIDLESVATHEIGHILGLAHSSIKEAVMYPSLKPRSKKVNLKLDDVEGVQALYGSNPNFKYSSLLAYENSYNKAINLNQRSCSWTFSIVVVVFFILFMIT; encoded by the coding sequence ATGCTACCGTTGTTTGGTTATTGTTCCTTTCTCTCCTTCGTTCTTCTTTTCCTCTGTTTTTTCCCACGTTTTTGTTTTCCTGCTAGAATCACACCAGGACAAGTAACTGTCATAACTATCGATGATCAAAACGCTACCTGGTATAATTTTACTCGCTTTAAAGACGCTGAGAAAGGTTGCCACATCAGCGGCATGTCGGAACTCAAAAAATATTTCCAGCGGTTCGGCTACTTATCGATTCCCAACAATCAAAACGATAACTTCACTGACGTTTTCGATGCTCAATTTGAATCCGCCGTGATTTTGTACCAGCAAAAGTTTGGGTTACCGGTAACCGGAAAGCTCGATTCCGAAACGATATCAACAATCATGTCCCCAAGGTGCGGTGTTTCCGACACCGAATCGACAATCCATGCGACGAAACATTTTGCCTATTTTTACGGAAGGCCGAGGTGGGACCGTGGGTCGTCCATGACTTTAACATACGCTTTTTCGCCTACAGACATGATCGATTACATAAGCTTACCGGAAATCAAAACAGTGTTTAAGCGCTCGTTCTCGAGGTGGGCTTCGGTGATTCCAGTGAACTTCACGGAGATAGACGATTATCCATCAGCTAATATCAAAATCGGGTTTTTCAAGGGCGACCACGGTGACGGTCAACCGTTTGATGGGGTTTTAGGAGTGTTAGCTCATGCTTTTTCACCAGAGAACGGAAGGTTCCACTTGGACGAAGATGAAACGTGGGCCATTGATTTCGAGAAAGTGAAATCAAAGACGGCTATTGACTTGGAATCAGTGGCTACACATGAGATTGGCCATATACTCGGGTTGGCCCATAGTTCGATCAAGGAAGCCGTGATGTATCCGAGCTTGAAGCCACGTAGTAAAAAAGTGAATCTTAAACTCGATGATGTAGAAGGTGTTCAAGCATTGTACGGATCAAACCCTAACTTCAAATACAGTTCTTTGTTGGCGTATGAAAATTCTTACAACAAAGCAATTAACCTCAATCAAAGATCTTGTAGTTGGACGTTTTCAATAGTAGTggtagttttttttattcttttcatgaTTACATAA